One genomic segment of Panicum virgatum strain AP13 chromosome 2N, P.virgatum_v5, whole genome shotgun sequence includes these proteins:
- the LOC120661647 gene encoding uncharacterized protein LOC120661647: MALPAPPILDPQALGSLPTLTDEILEEIFLHLPTPADVARASAACTPFRRIITARSFLRRFRTIHPPPLLGFAAYEGFHPAQPPHPSAPLARAFADAADFSYSFVPPGRWPTPWRPRDVLQGRVLLECTPDCDPGFEYYATVLLRDLDLAVCDPLSRRYSLLPSIPKTLRGQHKHLIDFGVFFAPTGEDEDETAFRVVCVACNKTMVVVFEFSSITGQWHIPAYLSCSSLGTVMPDSRYSSSCRDHEQGRFYWMVPWRNKLLVLDVFSMEISIVNSNLANYHMHDSGKPLIVLGRDRTPEVFFLADCFGDGPTDIIRITKENGSGSSDAWQLENMISLPTQYNYFTLGAAEGFLFLRGTLQDQNSEYSSGYSSEDSSENSAHLSAEAPDVEYLSLDVKTSERKKVCVMKRYFHTVFSYFGYPPPLAKPTI; encoded by the coding sequence atggccttgccggcgccgccgataCTCGACCCCCAGGCGTTGGGGTCGCTACCGACCCTCACCGATGAGATCCTTGAGGAAATCTTCCTCCACCTGCCCACCCCGGCCGACGTggcccgcgcctccgccgcctgcaCCCCCTTCCGCCGGATCATCACCGCCCGCTCCTTCCTCCGCCGCTTCCGCACCATCCACCCACCGCCTCTCCTGGGCTTCGCCGCCTACGAGGGATTTCACCCCGCGCAGCCGCCCCACCCCTCCGCGCCGCTTGCTCGCGCcttcgccgacgccgccgactTCTCCTACTCCTTCGTGCCCCCCGGGAGGTGGCCCACGCCCTGGCGTCCCCGCGACGTTCTCCAGGGCCGTGTCCTCCTGGAGTGCACCCCTGATTGCGACCCCGGGTTTGAATACTACGCCACCGTCTTGCTGAGGGATCTCGACCTCGCGGTGTGTGATCCCTTATCCCGGCGATACAGCCTGCTCCCTAGCATACCCAAAACCCTAAGGGGTCAGCACAAGCACCTCATTGATTTCGGTGTTTTCTTCGCTCCTACCGGTGAAGATGAGGACGAGACAGCATTCAGAGTGGTATGTGTGGCGTGTAATAAAACTATGGTGGTTGTGTTTGAATTTTCCTCCATCACTGGACAATGGCACATCCCTGCATATCTCAGCTGTAGTTCACTGGGCACTGTCATGCCCGACAGCCGGTACAGCTCCTCCTGTCGTGATCATGAGCAGGGTCGCTTCTACTGGATGGTGCCTTGGAGGAACAAATTGCTTGTGCTTGATGTGTTCAGTATGGAGATATCCATTGTCAACAGCAATCTGGCTAACTACCATATGCATGACAGTGGGAAGCCTCTCATTGTACTGGGTAGAGATAGAACCCCTGAGGTGTTTTTTCTTGCTGATTGCTTTGGGGATGGCCCAACTGACATAATTCGCATCACAAAGGAAAATGGCAGTGGATCTTCAGATGCATGGCAACTCGAAAATATGATATCATTGCCAACCCAGTATAACTATTTCACCTTGGGTGCAGCTGAGGGATTCTTATTCCTTCGTGGCACTCTGCAAGATCAGAACTCAGAGTATTCGTCGGGTTACTCGTCGGAGGACTCTTCGGAGAACTCAGCACACCTGTCGGCAGAAGCTCCAGATGTTGAATATTTGTCACTTGATGTCAAGACTTCTGAACGTAAGAAGGTCTGTGTGATGAAGCGGTACTTCCACACTGTCTTCTCATACTTTGGCTACCCACCACCATTGGCAAAACCAACTATATAA
- the LOC120661648 gene encoding uncharacterized protein LOC120661648 isoform X1, translating into MDKTRKRKAAHTGRPPNEQLTNNDSSIPASQLGSFISESLLPSQRVVRQRTLLSSDLPRPESSTAAETRKKRKAAIASGRQEENSEPPLHNRHRRKLLKELFPKRTFRSYLRLLLYEAANTAIKETPAKHTYKYLALFSHPFIWEVRIKHAHIVVLAFGLRNEYVDMDGQLLQYITNAAEEEAFYYLLTSHLRSPYLAF; encoded by the exons ATGGACAAAACACGCAAGCGGAAGGCTGCTCATACAG GGAGACCCCCCAATGAGCAATTGACGAATAATGATTCATCCATACCGGCTTCTCAGTTAGGAAGCTTCATTTCAGAATCTCTCCTTCCATCACAGAGAGTGGTCAGACAACGAACCCTGCTATCTTCAG ATTTGCCACGGCCAGAGTCATCTACTGCTGCTGAAACACGTAAGAAACGTAAGGCCGCTATAGCTTCTGGAAGACAGGAAG AGAATTCAGAGCCTCCTCTTCATAACCGACACCGCCGTAAGTTGTTAAA GGAATTGTTCCCTAAGAGGACATTCAGGTCCTATCTCAGACTGCTGCTATATGAAGCTGCTAATACTGCAATCAAAGAAACACCGGCGAAACACACATACAAATATCTG GCACTGTTTTCGCACCCCTTTATTTGGGAAGTCAGAATCAAACATGCTCATATTGTGGTGCTCGCTTTTGGGCTGAGGAACGAGTACGTGGACATGGACGGACAACTTCTCCAGTATATAACAAATGCTGCAGAGGAGGAAGCATTCTACTACCTCCTTACAAGCCACCTCCGGAGCCCTTACTTGGCCTTCTGA
- the LOC120661648 gene encoding uncharacterized protein LOC120661648 isoform X2: protein MDKTRKRKAAHTGRPPNEQLTNNDSSIPASQLGSFISESLLPSQRVVRQRTLLSSDLPRPESSTAAETRKKRKAAIASGRQEENSEPPLHNRHRRNCSLRGHSGPISDCCYMKLLILQSKKHRRNTHTNIWHCFRTPLFGKSESNMLILWCSLLG, encoded by the exons ATGGACAAAACACGCAAGCGGAAGGCTGCTCATACAG GGAGACCCCCCAATGAGCAATTGACGAATAATGATTCATCCATACCGGCTTCTCAGTTAGGAAGCTTCATTTCAGAATCTCTCCTTCCATCACAGAGAGTGGTCAGACAACGAACCCTGCTATCTTCAG ATTTGCCACGGCCAGAGTCATCTACTGCTGCTGAAACACGTAAGAAACGTAAGGCCGCTATAGCTTCTGGAAGACAGGAAG AGAATTCAGAGCCTCCTCTTCATAACCGACACCGCC GGAATTGTTCCCTAAGAGGACATTCAGGTCCTATCTCAGACTGCTGCTATATGAAGCTGCTAATACTGCAATCAAAGAAACACCGGCGAAACACACATACAAATATCTG GCACTGTTTTCGCACCCCTTTATTTGGGAAGTCAGAATCAAACATGCTCATATTGTGGTGCTCGCTTTTGGGCTGA
- the LOC120661646 gene encoding eukaryotic translation initiation factor 4G-like: MSQRGDRGEGHRRPGRSSSFGGHRGGGVGGAGKGGGGSSGQPPLSSNRSFRKSGNGHGGHQRVVSQPDTTGFQPAPAPVPHQTPARPPVAPQNAAAHVPVPAPRPQHHDSQLSSSSPASEKPANAPLPKATHAAPRAPPKSSNPPVPQGAPKGESSKGFNFQFGSINMNGLPQFPARTSSAPPNLDEQKRNQALLEELKVTPPGPMQPAPKQQPSQQQLQQQKQQQQQQQPQQLLQQSHQVPQQQPRKDAVGSSQPTSVNPHVSQLKRDVHASPSVPNVTSLRPTVQPMPGVQMSIPFHHQPTPVPLQFGGHGPQLQPQVVPSSLQMSMGLTGSNAPQVPQQLYAPTIQHHQLQQQAMMHQGQGMSYVTSVGHQFPPQLGNIPMNIPPQYPQQQPNKFVTPRKTTVKITHPDTHEELKLDKRMDSSGQRAAPNLTPQSQSQPVGGYAPHIGFFHQPSKSYNQSGIYYPPTTGVGQVPTGSSGPRFNYPVTQSGQAITYMSPSAGPPVSGQSQMTAKPHPGGLQAEKSGTPMVTITAPLGKSDASKLRPAEDAPASRQKDNEVSGITVSNKSAHEKETKAPLVLEKNPTVVSLLPTEGAKPPTSVTANSALPLSGADGKNKESVQRSGSFKDNKKIVIKKDARNSSEPQSASSAEDDTGDRQENKNLNKELDLNSSSSGTEASLPESRAGTAEADSIPVNDADVPGTDSSSATPTSEGTSETQGAESIAVSAAECEESKGILKITTDASKDNISCDATERETPEVCAVDVTEQASAVTSNTDNSDAAPCETDQEQLPKESTLSVPEEQGMMNSSSKNSEASSHILDGSAVVVTTSETSEPTVQGAIDGNSDISPETGLAVSNVTQISSEGQQKSESMSSDQSIAATTGSVRPVSREKPSVEITRTKSTAGKKKKRKEMLSKADAAGTSDLYNAYKGPEDKSEIISTAEGADSSSTVDTTPVLPDEQEMEVSSSADDSKKKVEPDDWEDAADMSTPKLQSDSVNRAGTTKVLEADTTEGNGRKKYSRDFLLTLSQHCTGLPVGFQMNEAVNAIMNNLTGKSYVVDREPHPSPGRGSDRPTSRGDRRGAAMADDRWTKGIPLSPGRDMDLANGPSIINYRGGPGGNHGVLRNPRGQPGGLLLGPMHSVGPQVSRSGSDADRWQQKGLMPSPVTPMQAMHKAERKYVIGKVSDEEEAKQRQLKAILNKLTPQNFEKLFEQVKEVNIDSVATLTGVISQIFDKALMEPTFCEMYANFCFHLAGALPDFSEDNEKITFKRLLLNKCQEEFERGEREEAEADKTEEEGEIKQTKEEREEKRIRARRRMLGNIRLIGELYKKRMLTERIMHECIKKLFGNYDDPDAENIEALCKLMSTIGEMIDHVKAKEHMDVYFDIMQKMSTSQKLSSRVRFMLRDSIDLRKNKWQQRRKVEGPKKIDEVHRDAAQERHAQSSRLGRGPAVSSAPRRGAPPMDYGPRGSSALASPSSQQGSIRGMPPHSRGFGSQDIRFEEKHQFDGRTVPLPQRAVKDEAITLGPQGGLARGMSIRGQPPVSNAELPSVVDHRRMVSGSNGYNSLADRTSGRITASSQSAGPSQRPASQEGRSGNKSYSEDDLREKSISAIKEYYSAKDEKEVALCIEELNAPSFYPSVVSLWVNDSFERKDMERELLAKLFVSLCSGRHNLLSKRQLTDGLGIVLISFEDTLSDAPRAAEYLGRLLARFVQENILPLQEVGKLIQEGGEEPGHLVQDGIAADILWAVLDSIRLEKGDSFLNEVKSSSSLKLEDFRPQHLKRSKLDAFM; encoded by the exons ATGTCCCAGCGAGGGGACAGGGGCGAGGGGCACAGGAGACCCGGCCGGTCCAGCAGCTTCGGCGGCCACCGCGGAGGCGGAGTCGGCGGCGCGGGCAAGGGCGGCGGGGGCTCCTCGGGCCAGCCTCCCCTCTCATCTAACCGCAG TTTCAGAAAGTCCGGCAATGGCCATGGCGGGCACCAGAGGGTGGTGAGCCAGCCTGACACCACCGGCTTCCAGCCCGCTCCTGCACCAGTTCCCCACCAGACACCTGCGCGCCCTCCGGTCGCACCTCAGAATGCGGCAGCGCATGTTCCCGTCCCTGCGCCACGGCCACAGCACCATG ATTCACAACTATCGTCGTCATCACCTGCCAGTGAGAAGCCGGCTAATGCGCCATTGCCAAAAGCTACCCATGCTGCCCCCAGGGCACCACCTAAGAGTTCTAACCCCCCTGTTCCTCAGGGAGCCCCAAAAG GGGAATCATCCAAGGGATTTAACTTTCAGTTTGGTAGTATAAATATGAATGGACTACCG CAATTTCCTGCTAGGACAAGCTCGGCTCCTCCAAATTTGGATGAACAAAAGCGTAATCAG gcacttcttGAGGAACTTAAGGTTACACCTCCTGGTCCAATGCAACCGGCCCCTAAACAGCAGCCATCACAGCAGCAGCTGCAacagcagaagcagcagcagcagcagcagcagccacagcaGTTGTTGCAGCAGTCACACCAGGTTCCCCAGCAGCAACCAAGAAAGGATGCTGTTGGTTCCAGCCAACCAACCTCCGTCAACCCTCATGTTTCTCAATTGAAAAGAGATGTGCACGCTTCTCCATCTGTCCCCAATGTTACATCTCTTAGGCCTACTGTTCAACCGATGCCTGGGGTGCAAATGTCGATCCCCTTTCACCATCAGCCTACACCAGTTCCGTTGCAGTTTGGTGGTCACGGTCCACAACTGCAGCCACAAGTTGTACCCAGCTCATTACAAATGTCAATGGGATTGACAGGCAGTAATGCACCGCAAGTCCCGCAGCAGCTATATGCCCCAACTATCCAGCACCATCAATTGCAACAGCAAGCAATGATGCATCAAGGTCAGGGTATGAGTTATGTTACTTCAGTTGGTCATCAGTTCCCACCTCAGTTGGGTAACATTCCTATGAACATACCCCCACAATATCCTCAGCAACAGCCAAATAAGTTTGTTACTCCTCGGAAGACTACTGTAAAAATTACTCATCCAGACACTCATGAAGAGTTGAAGCTTGATAAGAGGATGGACTCTTCTGGGCAGAGGGCTGCCCCTAATTTGACACCACAATCTCAGTCCCAGCCAGTTGGTGGCTATGCTCCTCATATTGGCTTCTTTCATCAACCCTCGAAATCCTACAATCAGTCTGGGATTTATTACCCTCCTACAACAGGTGTGGGCCAGGTTCCTACTGGATCCTCTGGTCCTAGGTTTAATTATCCAGTCACTCAGTCTGGGCAAGCGATTACATATATGAGTCCATCTGCAGGGCCTCCAGTATCGGGGCAGTCTCAAATGACAGCTAAACCGCACCCTGGTGGGTTGCAGGCTGAAAAATCTGGGACTCCTATGGTCACAATAACTGCGCCACTAGGTAAATCTGATGCCTCTAAGCTAAGGCCTGCTGAGGATGCTCCAGCAAGTCGGCAGAAGGATAATGAAGTGTCTGGGATCACAGTTTCTAATAAATCAGCCCATGAGAAGGAGACTAAAGCTCCTTTAGTTTTAGAGAAGAATCCCACTGTGGTAAGCCTGTTGCCAACTGAAGGTGCAAAACCACCAACTTCGGTGACTGCTAATTCAGCCTTACCTTTATCTGGAGCTGATGGGAAGAACAAAGAATCCGTTCAAAGGAGTGGGTCATTTAAGGATAATAAGAAAATTGTCATTAAAAAGGATGCCAGAAATTCATCTGAACCACAA TCAGCTTCATCTGCTGAAGATGATACTGGTGATCGCCAGGAAAATAAGAACTTGAACAAAGAGCTGGATTTAAACAGCTCTTCATCGGGCACAGAAGCTTCTCTGCCTGAAAGTAGGGCTGGTACAGCTGAAGCTGACAGCATACCAGTAAATG ATGCTGATGTTCCTGGGACAGATAGTAGCTCTGCAACACCAACTTCCGAGGGTACCAGTGAAACTCAAGGAGCAGAAAGCATTGCTGTTTCCGCTGCTGAATGTGAGGAAAGCAAGGGCATTCTCAAAATAACCACAGATGCTAGCAAGGATAATATTTCTTGTGATGCCACTGAACGTGAAACACCTGAAGTATGTGCAGTGGATGTGACTGAACAGGCATCAGCAGTGACTTCTAATACTGATAATTCAGATGCAGCACCTTGTGAAACTGATCAGGAACAGTTACCAAAAGAGTCAACACTATCAGTACCTGAGGAACAAGGTATGATGAATTCCTCATCCAAGAATTCCGAGGCTTCATCGCATATTCTTGATGGCAGTGCTGTGGTTGTGACTACTTCTGAAACTTCAGAGCCTACTGTTCAAGGTGCCATTGATGGCAATTCAGATATTAGTCCGGAAACAGGCCTAGCTGTTTCTAATGTTACTCAAATTTCATCAGAGGGACAACAGAAATCTGAAAGTATGTCCAGTGATCAATCAATTGCTGCAACCACAGGTTCTGTTCGACCAGTATCAAGGGAAAAACCTAGTGTTGAGATCACTAGGACAAAATCCACAgctgggaagaagaagaagagaaaggaaaTGCTTTCTAAAGCTGATGCAGCTGGCACTTCAGATCTTTATAATGCATACAAGGGACCAGAAGATAAGTCTGAAATTATTAGCACTGCAGAGGGAGCGGATAGTTCTTCAACAGTTGATACGACTCCTGTGCTGCCTGATGAGCAAGAAATGGAGGTCAGTTCATCTGCAGATGATTCGAAGAAAAAAGTTGAGCCTGATGATTGGGAAGATGCAGCAGACATGTCTACTCCAAAGCTGCAATCTGATTCTGTAAATCGGGCTGGCACCACAAAAGTATTAGAGGCAGATACAACTGAAGGTAACGGCAGGAAGAAATACTCGCGGGACTTCCTGTTGACTTTGTCACAACACTGTACTGGTCTTCCTGTTGGATTTCAGATGAATGAAGCTGTCAATGCAATAATGAATAATTTAACAGGCAAGTCCTATGTTGTTGATCGTGAGCCTCACCCGAGTCCTGGAAGGGGTTCCGACCGGCCAACTTCTCGTGGTGACCGCCGTGGTGCTGCCATGGCTGATGACAGGTGGACTAAAGGAATTCCTCTCAGTCCTGGTCGTGACATGGACCTAGCAAATGGACCATCAATTATCAATTATCGTGGCGGCCCAGGAGGTAATCATGGTGTTTTGAGGAATCCACGTGGTCAACCAGGTGGACTTCTTCTAGGACCCATGCATTCTGTTGGACCTCAAGTATCTCGCAGTGGCTCTGATGCTGATAGATGGCAGCAAAAAGGTCTGATGCCTTCTCCTGTCACACCCATGCAAGCGATGCACAAAGCAGAGAGAAAGTATGTTATTGGCAAAGTTTCTGATGAGGAAGAGGCTAAGCAGAGGCAGTTGAAAGCCATTCTTAACAAGCTGACTCCGCAAAACTTTGAAAAGCTTTTTGAACAAGTCAAGGAAGTCAATATTGATAGTGTAGCAACTCTTACAGGGGTCATTTCACAGATATTTGACAAAGCTTTGATGGAACCAACTTTCTGTGAAATGTATGCTAATTTTTGCTTCCATTTGGCTGGTGCCTTGCCAGATTTTAGTGAAGACAATGAAAAGATTACATTTAAGAGACTGCTTTTGAACAAATGCCAAGAGGAGTTTGAGAGAGGTGAAAGAGAAGAAGCTGAAGCTGATAAAACAGAGGAGGAAGGTGAGATTAAACAAACCaaagaagagagggaggaaaagagAATCCGTGCTCGAAGGCGCATGTTGGGAAACATTAGGTTGATTGGAGAATTGTACAAAAAGAGGATGTTGACGGAACGGATAATGCATGAGTGCATTAAAAAATTGTTTGGAAATTATGATGATCCTGATGCAGAGAACATTGAAGCACTATGCAAATTGATGAGTACAATTGGAGAGATGATAGATCATGTAAAGGCGAAGGAGCACATGGATGTGTATTTCGATATAATGCAGAAGATGTCAACAAGTCAGAAGTTGTCTTCTCGTGTGCGGTTTATGTTGAGAGATTCAATTGACCTACGGAAAAATAAATGGCAACAGAGGCGTAAAGTTGAAGGTCCCAAGAAGATTGATGAGGTTCACCGGGATGCAGCTCAAGAAAGACATGCTCAATCAAGTAGGCTTGGACGTGGTCCAGCTGTTAGTTCCGCCCCAAGAAGAGGAGCACCTCCTATGGATTATGGCCCCCGTGGCTCATCTGCATTAGCATCGCCAAGTTCCCAACAAGGGAGCATTCGAGGAATGCCTCCACATTCACGTGGATTTGGTTCACAAGACATCCGGTTTGAGGAAAAGCATCAGTTTGACGGTAGAACTGTTCCTCTTCCTCAGCGTGCAGTCAAGGATGAAGCTATCACTCTTGGCCCACAAGGCGGCCTTGCTAGGGGTATGTCTATAAGAGGGCAACCACCAGTATCAAATGCTGAACTTCCTTCTGTTGTTGACCACAGAAGGATGGTTTCTGGTTCTAATGGTTATAATTCTCTGGCTGATCGAACCTCTGGTAGAATCACAGCTTCTAGTCAATCGGCTGGGCCTTCACAGAGGCCTGCCAGCCAGGAAGGCCGTTCAGGAAATAAATCATATTCTGAGGATGATTTGCGAGAAAAATCTATTTCGGCCATCAAGGAATATTACAG TGCAAAAGATGAAAAGGAAGTTGCCTTGTGTATTGAGGAGCTGAATGCTCCAAGTTTCTATCCTTCTGTTGTATCACTTTGGGTAAATGATTCCTTTGAGAGAAAAGACATGGAAAGAGAGTTGCTGGCTAaactttttgtcagcctttgcAGTGGTCGACATAATTTGTTGAGCAAACGGCAACTCACTGATGG gCTTGGAATTGTTCTTATCTCATTTGAAGATACTCTAAGTGATGCTCCAAGAGCCGCTGAGTATCTTGGGCGACTTCTTGCAAGGTTTGTGCAGGAAAACATATTGCCCTTGCAAGAGGTAGGTAAATTGATTCAAGAAGGTGGAGAAGAACCAGGACATCTTGTCCAAGATGGTATTGCAGCTGATATCCTTTGGGCAGTTTTGGATTCCATAAGATTAGAAAAGGGTGATTCATTCTTGAATGAGGTCAAGTCAAGTTCCAGTTTGAAGTTGGAGGATTTCAGACCACAACATCTTAAGCGATCAAAGTTGGACGCCTTTATGTAG